The following coding sequences lie in one Crassostrea angulata isolate pt1a10 chromosome 10, ASM2561291v2, whole genome shotgun sequence genomic window:
- the LOC128167799 gene encoding ubiquitin domain-containing protein UBFD1-like → METEPVQTEEKSDSVTVTQESQQPSDPGGENNKNKSNSEENHTNSDSIKPSDQDPVETVEFKIVYNKQKYDVTFPTNETVAKLKAHVQTLTGVPSAMQKIMFKGLAKDESTLKDLKVTKGAKIMVVGSTLNDVLSVTKPSPQELQETAKATAAAKEPLSQQKEHKRVLDKHGKPDDVPVGIKNVKEPLPHMPLSGMYNKSGGKVRLTFKLEVDQIWLGTKERTEKIPMNSIKAVVSEAIKDHEEYHILGLQLGPTEASRYWIYWVPAQYVDAIKDTVLGKWQYF, encoded by the exons ATGGAAACAG AACCTGTACAAACTGAAGAGAAATCTGATTCTGTGACAGTCACACAAGAATCACAGCAACCCTCAGATCCAGGGGGTGAGAACAACAAGAACAAATCAAACAGTGAGGAAAATCACACAAACTCAG ATTCCATAAAACCTAGTGATCAAGACCCAGTAGAAACTGTAGAATTTAAAATTGTgtacaataaacaaaaatatgatgtaacatttCCAACCAATGAAACTGTGGCTAAACTGAAGGCTCATGTTCAAACGTTAACag GAGTTCCATCTGCAATGcagaaaataatgtttaaag GTTTAGCAAAAGATGAGTCCAcgttaaaagatttaaaagtaACCAAAGGTGCCAAGATAATGGTGGTAGGATCCACGTTAAATGATGTGTTGTCAGTCACTAAACCTTCACCACAGGAACTTCAGGAAACGGCTAAAGCCACAGCCGCCGCGAAGGAACCACTCTCACAACAGAAG GAGCATAAAAGAGTGTTAGATAAACATGGAAAACCAGACGATGTTCCTGTTGGTATAAAGAATGTGAAAGAGCCATTACCCCATATGCCATTATCTGGAATGTACAACAAATCAGGCGGGAAGGTGCGGTTGACCTTCAAACTGGAGGTTGACCAGATATGGCTCGGAACAAAAG AAAGAACTGAAAAAATTCCAATGAATTCCATAAAAGCTGTTGTGAGTGAAGCTATTAAAGATCACGAAGAATACCATATACTG GGTTTACAGCTGGGACCCACGGAGGCCTCGCGGTACTGGATCTACTGGGTGCCAGCGCAGTACGTGGACGCCATCAAGGACACTGTTCTAGGAAAGTGGCAGTATTTCTGA